Within the Streptomyces sp. NBC_00353 genome, the region CGCCGTGTCAGTGATCTCCCGCCAGGCCGCCAGCGTTCTGGCGGTGGCATCCGCCGGCGTACGTCCCGCGGACGAGTTCAGCCTGCGCGTACGCACCCGAACCCGCCAGAGCAACGGCAGCAGCAGCAGCGCGAGCACCAGCAGGACCGCCAGAACCGCCCAGACGACGGTGCCCACCGGCGTCCCCGGGTCCTTCGGAGCCGCGGCGCCCGGCGCCGTCGACGAGCCGCACTCGCCCTGCCTGCGAAGCTGCGGCGGGCAGCTGTCCGACGCGGACGGCGCGGCCGACGGCGCGGCCGACGCACTCGCCTGCGGACGGCTCGGGTTGGCCGAGCCGCCCGCGGGGGCGTCCGGCAGGGTGTACTCGGGTGCACTGCCCCGCGTCGGGGTCGGCTCGAAGCGGGTCCAGCCGATGCCCTCGAAGTACAGCTCCGGCCAGGCGTGCGCATCGCGCAGCCCCACCGACACCGAACCGTCCGACTGCGCGGTGCCGGGCGTGAAGCCCACCGCGACCCGGGCCGGAATGCCCAGCGTCCGCGCCATCGCGGCCATCGTGAACGAGAAGTGGACGCAGAAGCCCCGCTTGGCCTTCAGGAACCGGCCGATCGCGGCCGAGCCGGTGCCCGAGGTCACCGAGGTGTCGTAGCTGAAGCGGCCGTCCAGGGCGAAGAAATTCTGCAGCTTCACCGCTCGCTCGTAGTTGTTGGCGGCGCCCTTCGTCACCTGCTCCGCCGTCTCCTTGACCACCTTCGGCAGCGAGCCGGGTACCTGGGTGTACTCCCGCCGCATCGCGGCCGACGCCGGGCCCGCCGCGGCGAGCTGATCCGCGGTCGGCTGCACCACCAGGCTGGAGACCCCGTACTGCGCCCCGCGGGTCGTCTGGCCGCGGTCTCCGACGAGGGTGCGTCCCGCGCGCTCGTACCGCCAGTGCCCGCCGATCTTGATCTCGGTCGCCGGGTAGGGGAGCGGCAGGTAGGTCTGCTGGTACGAACGGGACGCGGAGATGTTCGACCTGATCTCCGTCACGGCGACGTCCGCGGCCAGGCCATCCGGGTTGGGGAGCCGCTTCGGCACGTCCTGCAGGCTGCGCCGCGAGGGCCGCCACTCGCCCCCGGTGAACTGGTCCAGGGCCAGGATCCGCAGGTAGAAGTCCTGCGGGCTGCCGGAATTGGTGCGGTACGACATCACCTCCCGGTTCTCCGGCTGGTTCAGATCGTTCTGCAGCGAGACCAGCGGGTTCACCGCGGAGATCGTGCCACCGCCTCCGCCCTTGCCGGACCCGGTCCCCGTACCGGTCAGCCAACCGCCGTTGAGCGCGGACGTCGGTACGGCCAGGGCGATCCCCAGCGCCAGCGCACCGATCCGCCGCCCGGTGCGGACCGGGGCGAGCGGCCGGCCGCCCGACATGTCGAGACCGGCCGCCAGACCGTTCGGTGACCGGCCCGTACCGCCGAAGACCCGCCCCCACTGGGAGATCCGGTCCCGGCCCTCGGCCAGCAGCAGGAGCAGATAGCCGGCGGCCGCCAGCAGGAACCACAGCCGGCCCGCACCACCGGACAGTCCTGCGGCGACCGAGTAGAGCGCGAGGAGCGGCAGCCCTGCCGGAGCCGCGCTGCGGAACGTCACCGCGAGAGTGTCCACGGCAAGACCGATCAGCAGCACACCGCCGACCAGCATCAGCCGGATGCCGTCCGTCGCGGGCGCCGGGATGGCGTACCGCCCGACGTCGTCCGCACCCGCGGTGAGCAGGTCAGCGAGCCGCTGGACGGCCTCGGGACCGGGCAGGAAACCGATCAGGGCCTGCCCCCGGGCGAACACCACGGTCAGCAGCACCAGAGTGACCAGGAACTGCACCGTGACGATCAGCAGCCGCGGCAACGGCACCCGGCGGGCGAGTGCGCCCACCCCGCTCTGGATCGCCAGCAGGAACGCGGCCTGCACGATCCAGGCGGCCGGGTCGACCAGGGGCAGCATCGAACCCGCTGCCAACAGCGTCGCCGCAAAGGCGCACAGCGCCAGCCGACCACGACCGCTCATGACCGTCCCCTCATGACCATCCCCCGGTGAAACCTGTCGTACCGCCCGTGACGCCGCCCGACAGGGCGGACTGCGTCACGGCGCTCTGCTGCCCCGCCAGCTGCCACAGCTCGGCGAGATCGGCCCCGGGCTTCACCAGGACCGCTGTCCAGCCCGCTTCGCGCAGCAGCCGCAGCCGCTCCTCCGCCCCCGCGACAGCGGCGTCGTGCGACTCTCCCTGCACCCAGGTATCGCTGTCCAGCACGAACGCGACGGCGCCGCCGCTGCGCTGCCGCATCCGGGCCGCCACCGCCGCCTGTTCCTCGTCCAGATCGCCGAAGAAGGCGACCAGCAGCCCTTGGTTGCCGCCGCGCAGCACGTCGTACGCGCGCGATAGGCCGCCCCCGTCGGAGTGGTCGACGACCGCGAGCGTGTCCATCATCAGTCCCGCCGAGTCGGCGGACTCGTGGGTCGAGCCGGCGAAGCCGCCCTCGCCCTCGCCCGGCACCGAACTGCCGTCATCCGTCAGCAGCCGCACCGCGAAGCCCCGCTCCAGCATGTGCACCAGCGCGGACGCGGCCCCCGACACCGCCCATTCGAAGGCCGAGTCGGGCCCGGTCCCCTGGTAGGCGATCCGCCGGGTGTCCAGCAGCACCGTGCATCTGGCCCGCTGCGGCTGCTCCTCGCGGCGCACCATCAGCTCGCCGTAGCGCGCGGTGGAGCGCCAGTGGACCCGGCGCAGATCGTCGCCGTGCCGGTAGCCGCGCGGAATCACGTCGTCCTCACCGGCCAGTGCCAGCGCGCGCTGCCGCCCCTCGCCGTACCCGGAGGCCTCGCCCGCCAGCCGGACCGGCGGCAGCGGCTCGGTCCGCGGGATGACGACCAGGGTGTCGTACGCGCTGAACGAGCGGGTCAGCTCGCACATCCCGAACGGATCGCTCAGCCGCAGCTGCAGCGGTCCGAGCGGATACCGCCCGCGCAGATCCGACCGGACCCGGTACGACACCTCGCGTCGGCCGCCCGCCTCCACCCGGTCCAGCACGAACCGCGGCCGCGGCCCGAGCACATAGGGCACCCGGTCCTGCAGCATGAGCAGCCCCGTGGGCAGCCGCGACACGTTCTCCATCCGCAGGTGCACCCGCGCCTCGGTGCCCGCGGGCACCCGGGACGGGGAGAGCCGCCGGGTGCCCGCGACCCGGTAGCGGGTGCGGAACAGCACCGTCACGCAGACCAGAGGCAGCGCGGCGAGCAGCAGCCCGACCCGCAGCAGGTCGCCCTGGCCCAGCACATACGCGCAGACCGCAGCCGCGATCCCGGCCGCGAGGAAGGACCGCCCGCGTGTGGTGAGCCCGCCCAGCGCGGCCCGCAGACCGCCCTTGTCGTCGCCGTCGTTCATCGCGGCCGGCCCCCCTGCTGCCATCACACCCGCCGCATGCCGGGCGGCTGCTGCCGGCCGTACATCACGGGGCCCGGCTGGTGCTGCGGCGGCGCCGGGACGGCCGCACCGCCACCCGCGGTCGGCACCGGCGTCTGCTGCAGGATCTCCAGCACGACCTGCTCCGCGGTACGACGGTTCAACTGGGCCTGCGCGGTGGGCAGCAGCCGGTGCGCGAGCACCGCGACCGCCAGCGCCTGCACATCGTCGGGCAGGCAGTAGTCCCGCCCGCTCAGCGCCGCCGAGGCCTTTGCCGCGCGGAGCAGATGCAACGTGGCGCGCGGCGAGGCGCCGAGTCTGAGATCCGGGTGGACACGGGTGGCCCCGACCAGCTCCACCGCGTACCGCCGCACGGATTCGGCCACATGGACCGTCCGTACCGCCTCGATCAGCTTCACGATGTCGTGGGCGTGCGCCACCGGCTGCAGATCGTCGAGCGGCGAGACCCCGCCGTGCACATCGAGCATCTGCAGCTCGGCCTCCGCGCTGGGATAGCCGATCGACACCCGGGCCATGAACCGGTCGCGCTGGGCCTCGGGCAGCGGATACGTGCCCTCCATCTCCACCGGGTTCTGGGTGGCCACCACCATGAACGGGTCCGGCAGTTCGTAACTGTGCCCGTCGATGGTGACCTGGCGCTCCTCCATCGACTCCAGCAGCGCGGACTGGGTCTTGGGCGAGGCGCGGTTGATCTCGTCGCCGATCACGATCTGGGCGAAGATCGCGCCCGGTTTGAATTCGAATTCGCGCCGCTGCTGGTCGAAGATGGACACACCGGTGATGTCGGAAGGCAGCAGGTCCGGTGTGAACTGAATGCGCCGCACCGAGCAGTCGATCGACCGCGCGAGCGCCTTGGCCAGCATGGTCTTGCCCACCCCGGGGACATCCTCGATGAGGAGATGCCCCTCTGCGAGCAGCACGGTCAGCGAAAGCCGAACGACCTCAGGCTTGCCCTCGATCACAGCCTCCACCGACCTGCGCACCCGCTCCGCTGTGGTCGTCAGATCTGTGAGGCTCGCTCGATCGTCATAGGTCGTCACCCGGCCCTCCTCGGCCCTGCCCCACGCTCTCAAGGAGCAGGGGATACCCCATTCACGGGCCGATGCGCTGTAGTTGGCCCGGCCACCCCGAAAAACGAACACCCTCCGGAACGGTCCGGTGGGATGTCACACCCGCATTCTTGTTGCCGTTACCGCTTCGTGTCACTCGCCTGTGGATAAGTGGGTGCGAAATGTCAGGGTCGGGGGTACTTTCGGTGCCCGGAAAAACTCGAGAGCGTCAGCTGACGGGGTGGATCTCGCGCAGCAAGCCGCTGGTCACGTCGAAGACGAAGCCGCGGATGTCATCGGTGTGCAGGAGGAACGGCGAGGTGCGGACGCGCTGCATCGACTGCCGGACGTCCTGATCCGCGTCCTTGTACGCCTCCACCGCCCAGACCGGCCGCTGGCCGACCTCCGCCTCCAGCTCCTGGCGGAACTCCTCGGTGATCGACTCGAGGCCGCAGTTGGTGTGGTGGATGAGTATGACGCTGCGGGTGCCGAGCGCCCGCTGGCTGATGGTCAGCGAGCGGATGACGTCGTCGGTGACCACGCCGCCCGCGTTGCGGATGGTGTGGCAGTCGCCGAGCGCCAGGCCGAGCGCGTCGTGGAGGTCGAGCCGGGCGTCCATGCAGGCGACCACGGCGACCTGCAGCACCGGCCGCGCGTCCATGCCGGGATCGTCGAACTCGGCCGCGTAACGGATGTTCGCCTCGACCAGGCGGTCGGTGACCGTACCGCCGGAGCGGGCCCGGCCGGCAGCGGGTGCGGGGTGCTGAGCAGGGGACTGCGCGGAAGTCGACATGGATATGACGTTAGCTCTCGCGGATCACCCTGGCGTGCTGTGAGAAGGGACAAAGAAGGTCAACGAGGCTTGTTGTGAGGTAACCCACAGGCCTTGGGGCAGGTCACTCGACCGAGTGAAGAGAGGGCGGGCCGACGCGCTACCGGGTTGATTGATCGGGAATCGATCGAATGGCAGGGTGGACTAAAGTGACGGGAAGTTACCGACACCTTGCACATTCCGAAGATTTCCCCTGTGTGCGCGGCGTACGTACGGCCCGGCCCTCTCCCGCTCGCCGGTCGGCCGACGCCACTTCCCCGGCGCCGGCGGACCTCCCCTTCCGAGCGGGCGGGGACCAGGCCGTACGTGCAGCCACACGGGACCTGAGCCTGAGAGGGCGCATGAGCCAGACCCGACACGTCCCGGTGATGCTCCAGCGATGCCTGGACCTGTTGGCCCCGGCTCTGGAGGTGCCGAGTCCGCAAGAGCCCGTGGTCGTCGACTGCACCCTCGGTCTCGGCGGCCACAGCGAGGCCCTCCTCGCCGCCTTCCCGTCCGCCCGGCTGATCGCGCTGGACCGGGACAAGGAGGCGCTGCGGCTCTCCGGCGAGCGGCTCGCCCCGTACGGTGACCGGGCCACGCTGGTGCACGCCGTCTACGACGAGCTGCCCGAGGTGCTCGCCCGGCTCGGCGTCCCCAAGGTCCAGGGCATCCTGTTCGACCTCGGGGTCTCCTCCATGCAGCTGGACGAGGCCGACCGCGGGTTCGCGTACGCCCAGGACGCCCCGCTCGACATGCGGATGGACCAGACGACCGGCATCAGTGCGGCCGAGGTCCTCAACACCTACCCGCCGGGCGAGCTCGTCCGGATCCTGCGTGCGTACGGAGAGGAGAAGCAGGCCAAGCGGATCGTCTCCGCGATCGTGCGCGAGCGGGAGAAGGAACCGTTCAGCAACAGCGCCCGGCTGGTCGAGCTGATCCGTGACTCACTGCCGCAGGCCGCCAAGCGCACCGGCGGCAACCCCGCCAAACGGACCTTCCAGGCGCTGCGCATCGAGGTCAACGGCGAGCTCTCCGTCCTGGAGCGGGCGATCCCGGCCGCCGTGGAGGCCCTCGCCGTGGGCGGCCGGATCGCCGTCCTGTCGTACCACTCGCTGGAGGACCGGCTGGTCAAGCAGGTGTTCGCGGCAGGCGCGGCCAATACGGCGCCGCCCGGACTGCCCGTCGTCCCCGAGCGCTATCAGCCGAGGCTGAAGCTCCTGACCCGCGGTGCGGAGCTGCCCACGGAGGAGGAGGTCGCCGAGAACCGGCGCGCCGCCCCCGCCCGGCTGCGCGGCGCCCAGCGGATCCGCGAGGAGGAGCGATGAGCGCAGCCGGTACGGCACCGGGAGAGGCCGAGGTGACGCGGTGAGCGGACCGGCCGGACAGCTCAAGGGGCGGGCCGCGCGGCTGGCCCGGCTGATGCCCTCCGGGTCCAGCAGTGCGGCCCGTACGCCCTTCGTCCTGCTGGTCGTGCTGCTCCTCGGCGGCGGCCTGATCACCCTGCTGCTGCTGAACTCCGCACTCAACGAGGGATCGTTCAGGCTGAGCGAACTGAAGAAGCGGACCACCGATCTCACCGACGAGGAGCAGGCCCTCCAGCGCGACGTCGACGGCCGCTCCGAGCCGGACGCACTGGAGCGGCGCGCCCGCGAGCTCGGCATGGTGCCCGGTGGCAGTCCCGCCTTCCTCAACCCGGACGGTACGGTCCGCGGCGTCCCCTCCGAGGCCGTCGCCCAGCGGACCCGGGCGCCCGCGGCCGCGCCGCCTGCCGGCGCCTCGCCGTCGAAATCCGTACGGCCCCCGGCCGCGCCGTCCGCTTCCGCCACGTCCCCGGCGCCGCCCGCCACCAAGCCCAGCACCTCGGCAGCCCCGCCCGCCACCAAGCCCAGCACCTCGGCAGCCCCGCCCGCGCAATCGCCTACCCCGGCACACCAGTCCTCGACCAGCCCCGGCAGGTGACGCAGTGCCCTCGAAGGAACCGCCGCGCCGCCGGGTCCCCGGCCCCGCACGCCCCCGCAGCGCCGCAGCCGGCTCCGGCCGCCCCCGGCCTGCCGCCCGTCGCCCGTCGCCGGTCCCACGCGGCCGCGCCCCGCGGGGGCCGTCGGCGCGCCCGCTGCGCCTCGGCAGCCCGCGCCCCCGGCTCCGCCTGGTCAGCCTGGGGCTGACGCTCGTCATGCTGGCGTTCGTCGTCCGGCTCCTCCAGGTCCAGGCCGTCGACGCCAGCGCGTACGCGGCCAAGGCCGAGGAGAACCGCTACCTCGAGTACACGATCTCCGCCGAGCGCGGTGAGATCACCGACCGCAGCGGCATCGCTCTGGCCATCAGCGTCGACGCGTACGACATCACCGCCGACCCCAAGATGTTCACGCCCGAGGACAGCAAGGCTCCGGACGCCCCGCAGCAGGCCGCGGCCCTCCTCGCCCCCATCCTCGGCGTCGACGCCGAGGAGCTGACGAAGAAGCTGTCGAAGCCGAAGAGCCGGTACGCCGTCCTGGCCCGCCGGCAGACCCCACAGGTCTGGAAGCAGATCAAGGACCTCAAGTCCGTCTTCGCCGAGAAGGCCCAGAAGGACAGGGTGAACGGCGGCCCCGGAGCCAATGTGCTGGCCGGCATCTTCCAGGAGGCGACCACCAAACGGGTCTACCCCAACGGTGGGCTGGCCGCCGGGATACTGGGCTACGTCAACGCCGAGGGCAAGGGCGCGGGCGGCCTCGAATCGCA harbors:
- a CDS encoding FtsB family cell division protein gives rise to the protein MSGPAGQLKGRAARLARLMPSGSSSAARTPFVLLVVLLLGGGLITLLLLNSALNEGSFRLSELKKRTTDLTDEEQALQRDVDGRSEPDALERRARELGMVPGGSPAFLNPDGTVRGVPSEAVAQRTRAPAAAPPAGASPSKSVRPPAAPSASATSPAPPATKPSTSAAPPATKPSTSAAPPAQSPTPAHQSSTSPGR
- a CDS encoding transglutaminase TgpA family protein, encoding MSGRGRLALCAFAATLLAAGSMLPLVDPAAWIVQAAFLLAIQSGVGALARRVPLPRLLIVTVQFLVTLVLLTVVFARGQALIGFLPGPEAVQRLADLLTAGADDVGRYAIPAPATDGIRLMLVGGVLLIGLAVDTLAVTFRSAAPAGLPLLALYSVAAGLSGGAGRLWFLLAAAGYLLLLLAEGRDRISQWGRVFGGTGRSPNGLAAGLDMSGGRPLAPVRTGRRIGALALGIALAVPTSALNGGWLTGTGTGSGKGGGGGTISAVNPLVSLQNDLNQPENREVMSYRTNSGSPQDFYLRILALDQFTGGEWRPSRRSLQDVPKRLPNPDGLAADVAVTEIRSNISASRSYQQTYLPLPYPATEIKIGGHWRYERAGRTLVGDRGQTTRGAQYGVSSLVVQPTADQLAAAGPASAAMRREYTQVPGSLPKVVKETAEQVTKGAANNYERAVKLQNFFALDGRFSYDTSVTSGTGSAAIGRFLKAKRGFCVHFSFTMAAMARTLGIPARVAVGFTPGTAQSDGSVSVGLRDAHAWPELYFEGIGWTRFEPTPTRGSAPEYTLPDAPAGGSANPSRPQASASAAPSAAPSASDSCPPQLRRQGECGSSTAPGAAAPKDPGTPVGTVVWAVLAVLLVLALLLLPLLWRVRVRTRRLNSSAGRTPADATARTLAAWREITDTAWDHGIGPDDSLTPRKAAARMVRLGRLDTDEAAAVHRVAGAVEQVLYAPQPRAATGLSEDVETVRNGLRASADRFARIRAVVAPRSAVRVIWAASESWSALIGRWAARWRRLPPWPSRQRG
- a CDS encoding AAA family ATPase, translating into MTTYDDRASLTDLTTTAERVRRSVEAVIEGKPEVVRLSLTVLLAEGHLLIEDVPGVGKTMLAKALARSIDCSVRRIQFTPDLLPSDITGVSIFDQQRREFEFKPGAIFAQIVIGDEINRASPKTQSALLESMEERQVTIDGHSYELPDPFMVVATQNPVEMEGTYPLPEAQRDRFMARVSIGYPSAEAELQMLDVHGGVSPLDDLQPVAHAHDIVKLIEAVRTVHVAESVRRYAVELVGATRVHPDLRLGASPRATLHLLRAAKASAALSGRDYCLPDDVQALAVAVLAHRLLPTAQAQLNRRTAEQVVLEILQQTPVPTAGGGAAVPAPPQHQPGPVMYGRQQPPGMRRV
- a CDS encoding beta-class carbonic anhydrase gives rise to the protein MSTSAQSPAQHPAPAAGRARSGGTVTDRLVEANIRYAAEFDDPGMDARPVLQVAVVACMDARLDLHDALGLALGDCHTIRNAGGVVTDDVIRSLTISQRALGTRSVILIHHTNCGLESITEEFRQELEAEVGQRPVWAVEAYKDADQDVRQSMQRVRTSPFLLHTDDIRGFVFDVTSGLLREIHPVS
- a CDS encoding DUF58 domain-containing protein, producing MAAGGPAAMNDGDDKGGLRAALGGLTTRGRSFLAAGIAAAVCAYVLGQGDLLRVGLLLAALPLVCVTVLFRTRYRVAGTRRLSPSRVPAGTEARVHLRMENVSRLPTGLLMLQDRVPYVLGPRPRFVLDRVEAGGRREVSYRVRSDLRGRYPLGPLQLRLSDPFGMCELTRSFSAYDTLVVIPRTEPLPPVRLAGEASGYGEGRQRALALAGEDDVIPRGYRHGDDLRRVHWRSTARYGELMVRREEQPQRARCTVLLDTRRIAYQGTGPDSAFEWAVSGAASALVHMLERGFAVRLLTDDGSSVPGEGEGGFAGSTHESADSAGLMMDTLAVVDHSDGGGLSRAYDVLRGGNQGLLVAFFGDLDEEQAAVAARMRQRSGGAVAFVLDSDTWVQGESHDAAVAGAEERLRLLREAGWTAVLVKPGADLAELWQLAGQQSAVTQSALSGGVTGGTTGFTGGWS
- the rsmH gene encoding 16S rRNA (cytosine(1402)-N(4))-methyltransferase RsmH, producing MSQTRHVPVMLQRCLDLLAPALEVPSPQEPVVVDCTLGLGGHSEALLAAFPSARLIALDRDKEALRLSGERLAPYGDRATLVHAVYDELPEVLARLGVPKVQGILFDLGVSSMQLDEADRGFAYAQDAPLDMRMDQTTGISAAEVLNTYPPGELVRILRAYGEEKQAKRIVSAIVREREKEPFSNSARLVELIRDSLPQAAKRTGGNPAKRTFQALRIEVNGELSVLERAIPAAVEALAVGGRIAVLSYHSLEDRLVKQVFAAGAANTAPPGLPVVPERYQPRLKLLTRGAELPTEEEVAENRRAAPARLRGAQRIREEER